Sequence from the Saccharopolyspora pogona genome:
GCAGGAGCGGGCCGGGTTGTTGGCGATCCGCAGCAGAGCTGTGGACGTCCTGCTCTACAGCGGGTTCGGGCTGGTGATCATCGCTGTGGCGATGACCATCAAGGGCGGGCTGCTGGGCTGAGCGCCGTGCGCATCGACCATCGGGCGGATCAGCCGGTTCGCAGCGGAATTCCCGAGCACGGCCGGATTCCGCGCTACTCCGCGGTGAAGATCGAGCTGCTCGATCGAGGAGCTGGGCGAGGGTGCCGCGCTGCCCGCGGAGCGGGAGCTCGCCGAGCGCTTCGGGGTGTCGCGGGTGACGCTGCGGCAGGCGGTCACGGAGCTGATGCTCGAAGGCCGGCTGATGCGCCGGCAGGGCAGCCGCACCGCCGTCGCGCCGCCGAAACTCGTGCAGCCGTTGGCGTTGACCAGCGCACCGAGGGCGTTCGGGCGCAGGGCCTGGAGCCCGGCCGGACAGTGATCACAGTGGAGTCGTGGGCGGCGGATCCGCGCCTGGCCGCCGATCTCGGGCTGTCGCCGGGGGACGACGTGGTACATCTGGAGCGGGTGCTGCTCGCCGAGGGCGAGCGCGTCGGGCTGGAGTCGAGCTACCTGCCGAAGCGGCGCTTTCCGGAGCTGCTGGGGGAGTTCGACCCGTCGGGCTCGTTGTACGCGTTTCTGCAGGAGAAGCTGGGCGTGCGGTTCGGCGAAGCCGAGGAGCGCATCGAGACGGTGCTCGCGACGCCGCGCGAGGCGCTGCTGATCGGCACCAACCCGGCGACGCCGATGATCCTTCTGCGCCGGCGGTCGTGGACCCCGGACGGCGAGCCGATCGAGCGGGTCCACTCCCTGTTCCGCGGCTCCCTGTTCTGCGGCGACCGCTTCAGCTTCGTCACCCGCCTCCGCAACTGAAACCCCTTCTCGCAGCCGGGTTCCCGCTGCCAGGCATTGCGCCGCGCCACCGTCCGTCAGCTGGTCCGGGCCATCGCCGCGAGGCGGCGGGCGAGCAGGGCGGCGGCCGCCCGCAGGTCAACGCCCGTGGGTGGTTTTGGTTGCTATAGAAGCTGTTTTGGAAGTGATCGTCCGAGGCGCGTTAGGGCGGGCTTGTGCTTTTGAAGCGGCGCAGCCGCTTAGCCGGCCCCGCAGCTTGCACCGCCGCGGGTTCGCAGAGGGCGCCTGGGAGTGGCCTGGCTCTGCCGCACCAACCGCTGTGAAGCGAACGGACCGTTCACCTCCATAGGAGCCTGTTGCGTTTTCGGCGAAAACGGCTGAACCGAAGTACCAAATCAGTCTCGATCGCCGCCGCTTGTCCGCCAGTGGCCATCTCAGCCGTGATCGATCGATCACGGTCCGTAATGGGCGTAATTTTGCAACAGGCTCATAGACGGCACAAACGGTCCGTTCGCTTCACACCAGCACCTTCCAAAACAGCCCCTACCGCAGCCCAAAGTGCTCACGGGCGGTTAGCAGCCGAAACGTCAGCCCGGGCTACTCCCACCAGAAGGACCAGGTGCGGCGGCCGCGGATCTCCTGGGCGTAGGCCCCGATGGTGCCCGTCTCCTGGATGATCCGGTCCGGGCAGAAGGTCCAGTGCTCCGCGGCGACCGCTGCGGCGTGGTCCGGGTCCTGCGGAGGCGCCGCCACGCTTAGGTCGAGCCGGTCCGGGCCTAGGCGCAACAAGCGCGCCCCGAAGCGCTCCTCCCAGCTGCGGGCCATCGCCGAAAGCCCCGCCGTCCGCGACACGTGGTTCGCCGCGCCCGACCAGCCCAGCGCCGTCAGTACGTCCGCGCCGCGCTGAACCGGGACCAGTGCGAGCCGGGTGTCGGCGTCGATGAAGCGCGGCAACTGCTGGTTGGCCAGGACATCCGGGTCCGCCAGCAGGTTCCCGCCCCGCGCCGGTCCCGGGCACGCGTAATCGAACGGGGCCAGCACTTCCAGGTCGTACGCTGGTCCCAGGTCGTCGTCGGCCTGCACCAGGCCGTCCCAGATCCGGACCATCACGTCGACGACCCGCCAGCGATCGATGTGCTCGAGCGGTTCCGGCGGCACGACACCGACGGTGCACCGCTCCCCGTAGACCTCGTCGCTATCGCACAGCAGCAGCGGCAACAAGCCGGTGAGGCTGTGCTCGGCTCGGAGGGCGGCGATCAACTGCGGCACCGGGGCGGCGTCGCTGATCCAGCACAGTGGGGTGGGGTTGTCGCTGAGAGCGGTCTGCTCGGTCAGCACCTCACCTGGCGGTAGCGGGACGGAAACCGCTGCACCGGTGCCGAAAACAGCGGACAGGTCGGCAGGAGCCCCCGCTTGCCGGTCGTCTCGCAACACTTCACCGCCTCCTAGCCAAACGCCCCTCGTCGCGGACCACCTTAGAGGCAGGCCTGGGCCTGTTTCCGCGGCGGTGCGCGCGCGAGGCCTAGGCGCGATCCGGCGAAAGGCCGGGGACGAGCACGATTCGCCCGGTCTCGGTGCCCGCCATGTGCAGGTCCAGGGCGCGCGCCGCGGATTCCAGTGGCAGCCGGCGGGCGACCAGGGGCCGCAACTGTCCACTGGCGACCATTCGGAGCAGCTTCGCGAGATCCGTTCGGAACTGGGCGTTCGGCTTGACGTAGTACATGCGCATCCGGCGGCCGCCCGTGCGCCCGAACAGCCGCGCCAGCTCCCAGCCGGCGAGCCGCCGCCCCAGGCCGAGGTAGGGCAGCCACCACGGTCCGTCGTCGTGCAGCGTCGCCGAACTGCCGTAGGCGTGCAGGGAGCCGCCGGGCGTGAGGAGTCGCCACGACCGATCCAGGCTCGCCGGACCGAGCGGGTCGAAGATGGCGTCCACGCCGCCGGGCGCGAGCTCCGCGACGCGGCTCCCGACGTCCTCGGTGCGGTGGTCGATCAGCTCCACCGCGATCTCCCGCAGCGCTTCGTGCCGACCAGCGGAGGCCGTTCCGATCACGCGGACCCCGGCGGCGACGCTGAGCTGGGCAAGCAGGATGCCGACCCCGCCGCCGACGCCGTGCACGAGCACCGTCTGTCCACGTCGGACTTTCGCCGCGCGGTGCAGCAGCTGCCAGGCCGTGACGCCGTTGAGCACCACCGAGACCGCCGTCGCGGCGTCGATGTCGTCGGGCACGGGAACCAGTTCGCTGTCGCGCACTTCGACGTATTCGGCCCACGCGCCGGTGCGCGGCATCGCCGCGACCCGCTGGCCGGGACGCCAAGAGGTCACCGCCGAACCGACCGCGACGACCTCGCCGACCAGGTCGTAGCCGGGCACGAACGGGAACTTCGGCTGTGCCGGGTAGCGCCCGCGCAGCATCTGGACCTCGGCGAAGGCCACCCCGGCGGCCTCGACGCGAACCAGCACGCCGTGCGGCCCGGGCGCGAGCGGCGCGCTGCGGCGCGTGGTGACGACTTCGGTCCCGCCGAGGCCGGTCAGCACGATCTCGGTGCCGCTGGTGGGGATGGTCATGGACGCCTCCTGTTAGAGCTAATTCTGTCCGTTAGAGCTTCTAACACAACTATGAGGCTGTTACGGTTGGGCTGTCAAGCGGAGGAGGCAGGGCATGGAAGCAGCGCCGCGCAGCCCGCGCGAGCGGTTCCGGGAGCAGACCCGCGGCGAGGCCAAGCGGGTCGCGCTGGAGCAGCTCGCCGAATCGGGGCCGGAGGGGATCTCGGTGAACGCGATCGCGAAGCGGATGGGCATCACCGGCCCCGCGCTCTACCGGTACTTCGAGAACCGGGACGCGCTGCTGACGGACCTGATCGTGGACGCCTACCGGGACCTCGGCGACGCGATGGACGACGTGGTGCAGGCGAACCGGCGGAAGGCACCCGCGACGAGGTTCC
This genomic interval carries:
- a CDS encoding DUF4253 domain-containing protein, giving the protein MLRDDRQAGAPADLSAVFGTGAAVSVPLPPGEVLTEQTALSDNPTPLCWISDAAPVPQLIAALRAEHSLTGLLPLLLCDSDEVYGERCTVGVVPPEPLEHIDRWRVVDVMVRIWDGLVQADDDLGPAYDLEVLAPFDYACPGPARGGNLLADPDVLANQQLPRFIDADTRLALVPVQRGADVLTALGWSGAANHVSRTAGLSAMARSWEERFGARLLRLGPDRLDLSVAAPPQDPDHAAAVAAEHWTFCPDRIIQETGTIGAYAQEIRGRRTWSFWWE
- a CDS encoding medium chain dehydrogenase/reductase family protein, with product MTIPTSGTEIVLTGLGGTEVVTTRRSAPLAPGPHGVLVRVEAAGVAFAEVQMLRGRYPAQPKFPFVPGYDLVGEVVAVGSAVTSWRPGQRVAAMPRTGAWAEYVEVRDSELVPVPDDIDAATAVSVVLNGVTAWQLLHRAAKVRRGQTVLVHGVGGGVGILLAQLSVAAGVRVIGTASAGRHEALREIAVELIDHRTEDVGSRVAELAPGGVDAIFDPLGPASLDRSWRLLTPGGSLHAYGSSATLHDDGPWWLPYLGLGRRLAGWELARLFGRTGGRRMRMYYVKPNAQFRTDLAKLLRMVASGQLRPLVARRLPLESAARALDLHMAGTETGRIVLVPGLSPDRA